Proteins from one Scleropages formosus chromosome 14, fSclFor1.1, whole genome shotgun sequence genomic window:
- the LOC108920434 gene encoding thioredoxin domain-containing protein 9-like, whose protein sequence is MASQSMDITKVLEQQVLQTVCAVEEQLDAELEKLERMDEEELEKLKERRLEALKKAQKQKQEWLSKGHGEYREIPSEKDFFCEVKESKNVICHFYRDSTFRSKILDKHLAILAKKHLETKFIKLNVEKAPFLTERLRIKVIPTMALVKDGKTKDYVVGFTDLGNTDEFSTEMLEWRLGCSDIINYSGNLLEPPTVGKKSGSKFTKIDKKTIRGKGYDSDSDADDD, encoded by the exons ATGGCGAGTCAATCGATGGATATAACCAaggtgctggagcagcaggtgctcCAAACGGTATGCGCGGTGGAGGAGCAGCTTGACGCAGAGCTTGAGAAGCTGGAGAGAATGgatgaggaggagctggagaaactAAAAGAGAGAAGACTGGAGGCCCTAAAGAAAGCTCAGAAGCAAAAGCAA GAATGGCTCTCAAAAGGACATGGTGAATACAGAGAAATTCCCAGTGAGAAGGATTTCTTTTGTGaagtgaaagaaagcaaaaatgtcatttgcCACTTCTACAGAGACTCTACCTTCAG GTCTAAAATTTTAGACAAGCACCTTGCTATACTGGCAAAGAAGCATCTGGAGACAAAGTTCATTAAGCTCAATGTGGAGAAGGCCCCATTTCTCACAGAGCGACTGCGCATCAAAGTCATTCCCACCATGGCGCTTGTCAAAGATGGGAAGACCAAGGATTACGTGGTGGGCTTCACAGACCTTGGTAACACAGATGAATTCTCTACTGAGATGTTGGAGTGGCGACTGGGCTGTTCAGACATCATTAACTACAG CGGTAACTTGTTGGAACCTCCCACAGTTGGGAAGAAATCAGGCTCAAAGTTCACCAAGATTGACAAGAAGACAATTCGTGGAAAAGGCTATGATTCAGACTCCGATGCAGATGATGATTAG
- the mrpl30 gene encoding large ribosomal subunit protein uL30m: MAGFCRLAVRPTSSSAFTNLADGTLSQWTVSLRTKFTKSRIPKEVFEERAKEHEKYGGDPEQPHMLHLVTRVKSTKRRPYWEKKIVEDFGLLKAHQPYVHKNIPSVNNKLKIIKHLVKIQPLKLPHGLPEEEDVTNTFLKSTGELVVRQRLNPLEPKDIES; the protein is encoded by the exons ATGGCGGGGTTCTGCCGACTGGCTGTCAGACCCACCAGCAGCAGTGCGTTCACG aATTTAGCAGACGGCACACTATCACAATGGACAGTTTCCTTGCGCACCAAATTCACCAAATCGCGCATTCCAAAAGAG GTGTTTGAAGAGCGTGCAAAAGAGCATGAGAAGTACGGAGGAGACCCAGAGCAGCCACACATGCTGCACCTTGTCACACGTGTCAAGAGTACGAAGCGTCGCCCTtactgggagaaaaaaatagtgGAAGATTTTGGACTTCTTAAG GCTCATCAGCCATATGTGCACAAAAACATCCCATCTGTGAATAATAAGCTGAAAATTATAAAACATCTGGTGAA GATTCAGCCATTGAAACTGCCACATGGGCTTCCTGAGGAAGAGGATGTGACTAACACCTTCTTGAAGAGCACTGGGGAGCTGGTGGTGAGACAGCGACTTAATCCACTGGAACCAAAGGATATTGAGTCATAG
- the LOC108920445 gene encoding alpha-1,3-mannosyl-glycoprotein 4-beta-N-acetylglucosaminyltransferase A-like, with protein MRLRNGTVAVAVVLLTSLVSVSWYTGWQSEKEKLLVYQREFHSLKERLRVAEHRTLQRSSELRSILEQFRRIIVDASGSRNTSVSDETQNLLKELAHKKPLQVPNIYYHMPHLLNSPESLHPAVLVGQGRKGVSIVMGIPTVKRQVRSYLAETLHSLINKLLPEEKLDCVLVVYVGETDTDFVHSVIRSLEKEFSSEFSSGLLEVISPPASYYPDLNNLKETFGDSKERVRWRTKQNLDYSFLMMYAASKGLYYVQLEDDIVAKPNYFGIMKNFALQLSTEDWMILEFSQLGFIGKLFQSPDLNLVVEFILMFYKEKPIDWLLDHILWVKVCSPEKDAKHCERQKSSLRVRFRPSLFQHVGLHSSLTGKIQKLTDKDFLKPVLRNIHMNPPAELSTTLKVYQGHNLEKAYTGEDFFWATTPIAGDYILFKFDQPVNIERYLFRSGSPEHSGDQIENTNIEILPFLETKLQFNDKYKQTKDRFYIVGQFENGVTEGSLDPVFNPVAAMRLAVQRNSSVWVVLSEIHIKKLPG; from the exons ATGAGGCTCAGAAATGGAACTGTCGCCGTTGCCGTGGTTCTGCTCACTTCCCTCGTCAGCGTGTCCTGGTACACGGGCTGGCAAAGCGAGAAAG AGAAGCTGCTAGTCTACCAGCGTGAGTTCCACAGTCTGAAAGAGCGTCTACGTGTGGCAGAACACAGGACACTGCAGCGTTCCTCTGAGCTCAGAAGcatcctggagcaattcagacgCATCATTGTGGATGCCAGTGGCAGCAGGAACACCAGCGTCTCAG ATGAAACCCAGAACCTGCTGAAAGAACTTGCCCATAAAAAACCTCTTCAGGTACCAAACATCTACTACCACATGCCACATCTACTCAACAGCCCAGAAAGCCTGCATCCAGCTGTGCTGGTAGGGCAGGGCAGGAAAGGAG TGTCCATAGTGATGGGGATCCCAACGGTGAAGAGGCAAGTCAGGTCTTACCTGGCAGAGACCCTGCACTCACTCATCAACAAGCTGCTGCCTGAGGAGAAGCTGGACTGTGTGCTTGTCGTGTACGTTGGTGAG ACGGACACAGACTTTGTTCACAGTGTCATTCGGAGCCTGGAGAAAGA GTTCTCAAGTGAGTTCAGCTCTGGACTGCTAGAGGTCATCTCCCCACCTGCCAGCTACTACCCTGACCTCAACAACCTGAAGGAGACCTTTGGTGACTCGAAGGAAAGAGTGAG GTGGCGAACAAAGCAGAATTTAGACTACTCTTTTCTAATGATGTATGCTGCCAGCAAAGGGCTTTATTATGTCCAG CTGGAAGATGACATTGTGGCCAAACCAAACTACTTTGGCATCATGAAGAACTTTGCCCTCCAGCTCTCCACTGAGGACTGGATGATCTTGGAGTTCTCCCAGCTTGGATTCATTG GGAAGCTGTTCCAGTCTCCAGATCTGAACCTAGTTGTGGAGTTCATCCTTATGTTCTACAAAGAGAAGCCCATTGACTGGCTTCTGGACCACATACTCTGGGTTAAAGTGTGCAGCCCAGAGAAAGATGCA aaACACTGTGAGAGGCAGAAGTCAAGCCTTCGGGTGCGATTCAGACCTTCTCTCTTCCAGCATGTCGGCCTTCACTCTTCCCTAACAGGAAAGATTCAGAAACTCACG GACAAGGATTTCTTGAAGCCGGTTCTTCGCAACATTCACATGAACCCTCCTGCGGAGTTGTCCACAACCTTGAAGGTATATCAAGGGCATAATCTTGAAAAGGCTTACACAGGGGAAGACTTCTTCTGGGCCACTACCCCCATCGCTGGGGACTACATCCTCTTCAAGTTTGACCAACCAGTTAACATAGAAAG GTACCTCTTTCGGAGTGGAAGcccagaacattctggagacCAGATAGAGAACACCAACATTGAAATCCTACCTTTCttg GAAACTAAACTGCAGTTCAAtgacaaatataaacaaacaaaggacCGCTTTTACATAGTTG GTCAGTTTGAGAA